A part of Reinekea thalattae genomic DNA contains:
- the rluB gene encoding 23S rRNA pseudouridine(2605) synthase RluB, with amino-acid sequence MSEERIQKVLAQAGAGSRREMERAIEEGRVMVNGESVKLGDKMTLSDELTLDGKSIKLESKAVRRVLIYNKPEGEICTRKDPEGRHTVFDKLPKLPGERWVAVGRLDINTSGLLLFTNDGEMANRLMHPSRQVEREYAVRVLGEVTQEQIDTMCEGVQLEDGFAKFTDVQFFDGRGANQWFHVVIMEGRNREVRRLWESQGLQVSRLKRVRYGSVFLDSEVRAGTWQELPKKEIDKLAASVELPAMPWKSIVKNKFDPLKRKMEKQRTRRSVGKR; translated from the coding sequence ATGAGTGAAGAAAGAATTCAAAAAGTATTGGCGCAAGCCGGTGCCGGTTCACGCCGAGAAATGGAACGCGCGATTGAAGAAGGTCGCGTCATGGTTAATGGTGAATCAGTCAAGCTCGGCGATAAGATGACACTGTCTGATGAACTGACTCTCGATGGCAAAAGCATTAAGTTAGAAAGTAAAGCAGTGCGTCGTGTGCTGATTTATAACAAGCCCGAAGGCGAAATTTGCACCCGTAAAGACCCAGAAGGCCGACATACGGTTTTCGATAAACTGCCTAAGTTGCCCGGTGAGCGTTGGGTTGCGGTTGGTCGTTTGGATATCAACACCTCTGGCTTGCTGCTGTTTACCAACGACGGCGAAATGGCGAACCGTTTAATGCACCCAAGCCGACAGGTTGAACGCGAATACGCCGTGCGCGTGCTCGGTGAAGTGACGCAAGAACAAATCGATACCATGTGCGAAGGCGTACAGCTGGAAGATGGTTTTGCTAAGTTTACCGATGTGCAGTTTTTTGATGGCCGCGGTGCTAACCAGTGGTTCCATGTGGTGATTATGGAAGGGCGTAATCGTGAAGTTCGTCGCTTATGGGAAAGCCAAGGCTTGCAAGTTTCTCGTTTAAAACGAGTGCGCTATGGTTCGGTGTTTTTAGATTCAGAAGTGCGCGCCGGTACTTGGCAAGAATTACCGAAAAAAGAAATCGATAAACTTGCCGCCAGTGTTGAACTGCCCGCCATGCCGTGGAAGTCAATCGTGAAAAATAAGTTTGATCCACTAAAACGAAAAATGGAAAAACAACGAACAAGACGTTCGGTAGGAAAGCGTTAA